AGCACCACGGCAATGCCGAGGAACAGCAGGATCGGGAGATATTGACCTAGGTCGACCAAGGGCCTGACTCACATGCAATTGCTATCCCGCGCGCCCTAGCCCCCGCTACGTCCGGGTTCAAGGGCGGGCACGGGCTTTTCGCCAAGCCCGGCCCGCCTTTCCTGCCCCAATGCGCGATCGGGGCCATACTTACTTGCGCAACATCAGTTTCATCGTCTTGCGGGCACGCTCGCCATAGGGCGGCTTAATACCGGCAAGGCCTGCAATATCGACCTTGGGCTGCGTGAAGACGGACCGGGCGTGGCTGAACTCGCGGAAGCCTTCCGGGCCGTGATAGGCACCGATGCCGCTGGACCCCACGCCGCCGAAGGGCAGGTCCTCTGCGGTGACATGGAACACCACGTCATTCACCGTGACGCCGCCCGATATGGTACGGGACAGCACCTGCTCACGCTCCGCATTGTCGCTGCCGAAGAAATACAGGCCCAGCGGCCGGTCGCGGCTGTTGATGTAGTCGATCGCCTCGTCCAGCGTCTCGTAAGTCTTGATCGGCAGGACCGGCCCGAAGATTTCCTCTTCCATGCAGGCAAGGCTGTCGGACGGATTGCGTACGATAGTCAGCGGCAGCTTGCGCTTGTCGGCTGAAGCCGTACCGCCCGGTGCAATCTCCACCACATCCGCCCCGCCCGCCTTTGCGTCTGCCACCATGTCGCGCAGCCTCTCGGCCTTGTCGTCGGTGATGATGGTTGCATAGTCCTCGTTCTCGGTAAGATCCGGATACTGGTCCATCATGGCCAGCTCCAGCGCGGCGATGACGCCTTCTTCCATGTCTGCGGGCACGAGCAGGTAATCGGGCGCGAGGCAGATCTGGCCCGCATTCATCATCTTGCCCATGACGATCCGCTCACCCGCCCGCGTCAAATCCGCACTGCGGCCGATGACGACGGGGCTTTTCCCGCCGAGTTCCAGGGTGACCGGAGTAAGGTTATCGGCAGCGGCCTGCATCACCTTGCGCCC
This genomic interval from Paraurantiacibacter namhicola contains the following:
- a CDS encoding coniferyl aldehyde dehydrogenase, encoding MTTTPEELEPMLKAQRAAFMAARPEPLSVRRDRIERLVALMVDNADELCAAMSEDFGNRAWTQSMVTDIMATVNFAKYCLSNLKGWAKPEKRKVQFPLGALGGKAELRFEPKGVVGILSPWNFPVNLAFGPLAQVLAAGNRAMLKPSEFTPKTSEVMARLIAEKFRPDEVAVAAGGPDVAQAFSALPFDHLVFTGSTETGRKVMQAAADNLTPVTLELGGKSPVVIGRSADLTRAGERIVMGKMMNAGQICLAPDYLLVPADMEEGVIAALELAMMDQYPDLTENEDYATIITDDKAERLRDMVADAKAGGADVVEIAPGGTASADKRKLPLTIVRNPSDSLACMEEEIFGPVLPIKTYETLDEAIDYINSRDRPLGLYFFGSDNAEREQVLSRTISGGVTVNDVVFHVTAEDLPFGGVGSSGIGAYHGPEGFREFSHARSVFTQPKVDIAGLAGIKPPYGERARKTMKLMLRK